One window from the genome of Alphaproteobacteria bacterium encodes:
- a CDS encoding inositol monophosphatase family protein, translated as MALRSANLVVMTKAAEKAGKALLRDFGEVEQLQVSKKGPSDFVSNADTKAEEILRAELTKARPAFGLMAEESTTSRPDTEFTWIIDPLDGTSNFLHGIPHWAVSIGLAKGDQMIAGVVYEPIRDEMFWCERGAGAYLNANRLRVSGRTNLESLLIATGIPFKGHESPTFMTELQNVAPKVAGIRRMGAASLDLAYVAAGRYDGYWERNLKAWDVAAGIALVMEAGGSVSPFTRNDNPVFKGDLLASNQSIHKQLCELLGAAYTII; from the coding sequence ATGGCTCTGCGCTCTGCCAATCTGGTGGTTATGACGAAAGCCGCCGAAAAAGCGGGCAAGGCTTTGCTGCGCGATTTTGGCGAAGTGGAGCAGTTGCAAGTTTCCAAAAAAGGTCCATCCGACTTTGTATCGAATGCCGATACCAAGGCGGAAGAAATTCTACGTGCTGAATTGACCAAGGCTCGTCCCGCCTTTGGCTTGATGGCAGAGGAAAGCACAACATCAAGGCCCGATACCGAATTCACATGGATTATTGATCCGCTGGATGGAACGAGCAATTTCTTGCACGGCATTCCGCATTGGGCCGTTTCGATTGGTTTGGCAAAAGGCGATCAGATGATTGCCGGTGTTGTTTATGAACCCATTCGTGATGAAATGTTCTGGTGTGAACGAGGGGCGGGGGCGTATCTGAACGCAAACCGTTTGCGTGTTTCGGGGCGCACGAATTTGGAAAGCTTGCTGATTGCAACCGGCATTCCATTTAAAGGTCATGAGTCTCCGACCTTTATGACGGAGTTACAAAATGTTGCCCCAAAGGTGGCAGGTATTCGTCGTATGGGTGCGGCATCGCTGGATTTGGCCTATGTTGCCGCAGGCCGCTATGATGGCTATTGGGAACGTAACCTAAAGGCATGGGATGTTGCCGCGGGCATCGCCTTGGTTATGGAGGCCGGCGGCAGCGTCAGCCCATTTACCCGTAACGATAACCCTGTGTTTAAGGGCGATTTGCTGGCTAGCAACCAAAGCATCCATAAACAGCTATGCGAGTTATTAGGCGCGGCCTATACTATTATTTAA